A window of Phragmites australis chromosome 2, lpPhrAust1.1, whole genome shotgun sequence genomic DNA:
cactgaaggtggcggctattatgtggggttctgtagtagtgactcCTTGATGTGTGGGTGGACGGTGTGGTGCCAGTGTTTTCAAAAAGTGTCTATTTGGAGCCATTGAACTGGTCACATGTTGACCATCTTAAAATATGGGATTTGAGCGGGATGGATATCTTACCTCCCCTAGGGCCAATAACCATATTTAATAGTTTAGCTCGGCTTTTATTCAACTGTTTTGAATAGCTAGATTACACATAATTCCATTGCATTAAAATTGGATTTCTTCTCACACTAAGCCCTACAACCTATTTCCTTGATTGTATCCCTAAGCATCTATTAAATCTCTTAAGTTGTGTTATGACTTGCTAAGTTCCTTCGGTACTCAAAGTTGCTAGTTGAATTCTGGTGACAAGCCGTAACATTACTTTGAGTTTGATGATGAAGAATAGAATATTAAGGCTATGTTTGTACCAAACTTGCTTGTTGAATTCAATGAGAAGTTGTGCATTACTTTGTGTATGATGAAGTATAGAAGATTAAGGTTACGTAGCATTAGGCATATCGTATTTGCGCTAGCAAGTTCGCCTTTATTTGGCTGGTCGGTTGTGGATGCCAAGAATCCTAGGCTATGCGACCTATGTATGGCTTTAATCAGGTAATATACTTTATTGAAAGTATGACCGTGACATTATTCTATTGTAATATGTGTATAAGGTACTGATTGATCGAGGAATTGATACAAAAGTCAGAGGAAACCTAAAAACAGGATCCTACATTAAGAGTGATTGTTCGTGACGATTATGGAGCTGTCATGATGGCAGGATGGTGCCATTTTTAATTATTAGCTCTTCTGCTGAAGAAGCTGAACTGCTTGACAGCCTAttgtcttagaaaaaaaatgttcctCTCCAGCACTTCTGTATCAACTCAGGGGTGGATCTAGGGCCCAGCGACCTTGAGCCTGCCTAGGCTCCTATACAGCGGCTGCAAGAGGCTAGCCGATGCGGTGATACTTACCGGAAATGGATAGGCCGAACAGCCTATAGTTTCGCTCCGACTATGTCGAATCACTAGGTCCGCCACCGTATGAGCTGTTTGATACTCTTTAGCAAGAGATCAATCACATACTCCGATGGCGAGACACGTATTTTGGCACAATTACTTCAACAAAACTGATGACAAAGATGTAGcggtatacatatgtatacgcATTATTACAGCGCAAAATACCCTGACACAATGCTAACCCCTCTATAGATTATTACAATGCAGAAAAAAAAGGTCTGCAAACTCTCTCCGTGCCACTCTCCCTCATCTCGTGACAGAAAGCAACATTATTCTCCAGCGTATAAGGTGACTCAGAGCACTCGGCGTTACACCCAGAGGGCGCCGGCATTGCGCAGCAGCGGGATGAGGTTGCCGCTGAGGTGGAGCGACATGACCTTGTCGGTGGAGCCGACAAGCCTGCCGCCGATGAACACCGCCGGCACGGCGGGGTTGCGACCCAACAGCCTCGCCAACGCCTTATCCATCTCCTTCCCCCGGGGGTCCTCGTCAAGCTCCACCACCGTCGGGTTCACCCCGAGATCGCGGAGGAGCTGCGTCACCGTGTGGCACATGCAGCAGG
This region includes:
- the LOC133909908 gene encoding glutaredoxin-C1, producing the protein MDRVTRLASQRAVVIFSMSSCCMCHTVTQLLRDLGVNPTVVELDEDPRGKEMDKALARLLGRNPAVPAVFIGGRLVGSTDKVMSLHLSGNLIPLLRNAGALWV